A region of Stigmatella erecta DNA encodes the following proteins:
- a CDS encoding sterol desaturase family protein: protein MKNDEYTRHVTGRMFDNAFLEFCSRIHPATPAILYLPLVVGLMGWGLWSGTTRPLLAAEGFAAGALTWFLLEYVIHRYVFHWEGKGRLAKQFHFIAHGYHHQYPDDPHRLVMPLGVSIPLATLIGAGLWAVGKPSVTLPYYCGIVAAYLFYDITHWALHFLKPRTAWGKALRAHHMAHHFACPDRNFGISNRWIDFVMGSVRRRDAAEDRA from the coding sequence ATGAAGAACGACGAGTACACACGCCACGTGACTGGCCGGATGTTCGACAATGCCTTCCTCGAGTTCTGCTCGAGGATTCATCCCGCCACGCCCGCCATCCTCTATCTGCCGCTGGTGGTGGGGCTGATGGGGTGGGGGCTGTGGAGCGGGACGACCCGGCCCCTGCTGGCGGCCGAGGGGTTCGCGGCGGGCGCGCTCACCTGGTTCCTGCTGGAGTACGTCATCCACCGGTATGTCTTCCATTGGGAGGGCAAGGGCCGGCTGGCCAAGCAGTTCCACTTCATCGCCCATGGCTACCACCACCAGTACCCGGATGATCCGCACCGGCTGGTGATGCCGCTGGGGGTGAGCATTCCCCTGGCCACGCTCATTGGCGCCGGGCTGTGGGCGGTGGGCAAGCCCTCCGTGACGCTGCCGTACTACTGCGGCATCGTCGCCGCCTACCTCTTCTACGACATCACCCACTGGGCGCTGCACTTCCTCAAGCCGCGCACGGCGTGGGGCAAGGCGCTGCGCGCGCACCACATGGCGCACCACTTCGCCTGTCCGGACCGGAACTTCGGCATCAGCAACCGGTGGATCGACTTCGTGATGGGCTCGGTGCGGCGGCGCGACGCGGCCGAGGATCGCGCCTAG
- a CDS encoding AtpZ/AtpI family protein encodes MAQEPQDKTPPEPGSELSPTAREMRSAAPYMAAVWKLVGGAVVGVLGGYWLDRWWGTQPWLLVGLSLVGICVGFYAFLHEMTRLGKKR; translated from the coding sequence ATGGCACAGGAGCCCCAGGACAAGACGCCCCCGGAGCCGGGCAGCGAGCTGTCACCCACGGCCCGGGAGATGAGGTCGGCGGCGCCGTACATGGCGGCGGTCTGGAAGCTGGTGGGCGGGGCGGTGGTGGGGGTGCTGGGCGGGTACTGGCTGGACCGGTGGTGGGGAACGCAGCCCTGGCTGCTGGTGGGGCTGAGCCTGGTGGGGATCTGCGTGGGCTTCTACGCGTTCCTCCACGAGATGACGCGGCTGGGGAAGAAGCGGTGA
- a CDS encoding YebC/PmpR family DNA-binding transcriptional regulator yields MGAQWKHKGRTENAAAKGKVFTKLVKEIMVAAKGGADPASNARLRMAVDAARKASMPRDTLERAIKKGSGQLDEQVNYEVVTYEGFAPHQVPVIVECLTENKNRTATNIRMLFRKGQLASSGAVSWDFNRLGVIEATPPSADADAETAAIEAGAQDVEKGEEGGARFLTAPADLDAVGRALATQGWTVSASQLAWISKNPVHLEGEARAEVEAFLEALDEDDDVQTLFAGLR; encoded by the coding sequence ATGGGAGCACAGTGGAAGCACAAGGGGCGCACCGAGAACGCCGCCGCCAAGGGGAAGGTCTTCACCAAGCTGGTGAAGGAAATCATGGTCGCCGCCAAGGGCGGCGCGGACCCGGCCTCCAACGCGCGGCTGCGCATGGCGGTGGATGCGGCGAGGAAGGCGTCCATGCCGCGCGACACCCTGGAGCGCGCCATCAAGAAGGGCTCGGGCCAGCTCGACGAGCAGGTCAACTACGAGGTGGTCACCTATGAGGGCTTCGCGCCCCACCAGGTGCCCGTCATCGTCGAGTGCCTCACCGAGAACAAGAACCGCACCGCCACCAACATCCGGATGCTCTTCCGCAAGGGGCAGCTGGCCTCCAGCGGCGCGGTGTCCTGGGACTTCAACCGCCTGGGCGTCATCGAGGCCACGCCCCCGTCCGCGGACGCGGATGCCGAGACGGCCGCCATCGAGGCGGGCGCGCAGGACGTGGAGAAGGGCGAGGAGGGCGGGGCCCGGTTCCTCACCGCGCCGGCCGACCTGGACGCCGTGGGCCGCGCGCTCGCCACGCAAGGCTGGACGGTGAGCGCCTCGCAGCTGGCCTGGATCTCCAAGAACCCGGTGCACCTGGAGGGCGAGGCGCGCGCCGAGGTGGAGGCCTTCCTGGAGGCGCTCGACGAGGACGACGATGTGCAGACGCTCTTCGCTGGCCTGCGCTGA
- a CDS encoding GAF domain-containing protein, which translates to MFRADEEQYRHFDGLHLGLCVIREEKVVYVNASMLNLLGRAANEVVGQSFRVLVTPDGAQEMHELYTHLLRGERVPAVYESTLNTSNGPRRAELSITTEARDVMVMARDLSARARHRAALQHVAELGANLPGLRTEEEVLGRVFSELSGLGFTFGYLIPEDDRLRLERIRVAPSSVLGKGAGAWMEGLLGVWSPLLKRVWKEGSAYSADFAWEASHFVPQERSEEVLIFLQKAGLHLVGVRIDSAGGPRAILVVAAEWFREEEQAPLRLFGAQVSAALEAALTISQLSAKNTALAALNRLASTAATALEPRAFFGLGAQELTRLLGCDTVGLFLRTDEASEAELVFSHGLDTVTREAYLRMPLRGSLSGVALQQGVPLVLDAEECFGFTRDNMLRLGYATVAVVPLRVSSRLVGTLVVSFFKRRLLTPLERETLQAMGTHFAAATDSHRMLTELRRRADDLALIQEVGRNMVATLEMDLLMQIGVEGLSLIAGVPEALLMMLDRTGKKLELRAAVRQAHEMMGFTLPTEPPDSSLAAAALHARAPILVQDLPKEPRAHSRLMHITQGTAALVLPLVVRERCIGVAVLLEQKGPRQFTTSELERASAIANQLALALEQARLIEDLKKSYVELAHAQQQLVQRERLAALGELSAVVAHEVRNPLGAIFNSVATIRRMVGPFHPSLPLVDIVGEEADRLNRIVDDLLNFARPPAPSPMPVPLRKLLEDVVRGAMADASNNIRVEWVVEPDVPPVLVDERMIRQAFLNLAINSVQAMLQGGLLRVGVRRMPSSRSEVEVEFTDTGSGIPAEVRARIFEPFFTTKAKGTGLGLALVKRIVEAHAGSLSLESQPGKGTTFRLLLPCEPEPQAPSAQSGA; encoded by the coding sequence ATGTTCCGCGCGGACGAAGAGCAATACCGGCACTTCGATGGACTGCACCTGGGCCTCTGCGTCATCCGCGAGGAAAAGGTGGTGTACGTCAACGCGTCGATGCTCAACCTGCTGGGGCGCGCGGCGAACGAGGTGGTCGGCCAGTCCTTTCGCGTCCTCGTCACCCCCGACGGGGCCCAGGAGATGCATGAGCTGTACACGCACCTGCTGCGCGGCGAGCGCGTCCCGGCCGTCTATGAATCCACGCTGAACACCTCCAACGGCCCGCGGCGCGCGGAGCTGTCCATCACCACCGAGGCGCGGGACGTGATGGTGATGGCCCGGGACCTGAGCGCCCGCGCCCGGCACCGCGCCGCGCTCCAGCACGTGGCGGAGCTGGGCGCGAACCTGCCCGGCCTGAGGACCGAGGAGGAGGTGCTCGGCCGCGTCTTCTCGGAGCTGTCGGGGCTGGGGTTCACCTTTGGCTACCTCATCCCGGAGGACGACCGGCTCCGGCTGGAGCGGATACGGGTGGCCCCCAGCAGCGTCCTGGGCAAGGGGGCCGGGGCCTGGATGGAGGGGCTGCTGGGCGTGTGGTCCCCCCTGCTCAAGCGCGTCTGGAAGGAGGGCTCCGCCTACAGCGCCGACTTCGCCTGGGAGGCCTCCCACTTCGTGCCCCAGGAGCGCTCCGAGGAGGTGCTCATCTTCCTGCAGAAGGCGGGGCTGCACCTGGTCGGGGTGCGCATCGACTCGGCGGGCGGCCCCCGGGCCATCCTGGTGGTGGCCGCGGAGTGGTTCCGCGAGGAGGAGCAGGCCCCGCTGCGGCTGTTCGGCGCGCAGGTGTCCGCCGCGCTCGAGGCGGCGCTCACCATCTCCCAGCTGTCCGCGAAGAACACCGCCCTGGCGGCGCTCAACCGGCTGGCCTCCACGGCGGCCACCGCCCTGGAGCCGCGGGCCTTCTTCGGGCTGGGGGCCCAGGAGCTCACCCGGCTCCTGGGCTGTGACACGGTGGGGCTCTTCCTGCGCACCGACGAGGCCTCCGAGGCGGAGCTGGTGTTCTCGCACGGGCTCGACACGGTGACGCGGGAGGCCTACCTGCGGATGCCCCTGCGCGGCAGCCTCTCGGGCGTGGCGCTCCAGCAGGGCGTGCCCCTGGTGCTGGACGCGGAGGAGTGCTTCGGCTTCACGCGCGACAACATGCTGCGCCTGGGCTACGCCACCGTGGCGGTCGTCCCGCTGCGCGTCAGCTCGCGCCTGGTGGGCACGCTCGTGGTGTCCTTCTTCAAGCGCCGCCTGCTCACCCCCCTGGAGCGGGAGACCCTCCAGGCCATGGGCACCCACTTCGCCGCCGCCACCGACTCGCACCGCATGCTCACCGAGCTGCGCCGGCGCGCCGATGACCTGGCCCTCATCCAGGAGGTGGGCCGCAACATGGTGGCCACGCTGGAGATGGACCTGCTGATGCAGATCGGCGTGGAAGGCCTGTCGCTCATCGCCGGCGTGCCCGAGGCCCTGCTGATGATGCTGGACCGCACCGGGAAGAAGCTGGAGCTGCGCGCCGCGGTCCGGCAGGCGCACGAGATGATGGGCTTCACCCTGCCCACCGAGCCGCCGGACAGCTCGCTGGCGGCCGCGGCCCTGCACGCGCGCGCCCCCATCCTCGTGCAGGATCTGCCCAAGGAGCCTCGCGCGCACTCGCGGCTGATGCACATCACCCAGGGCACCGCGGCCCTGGTGCTGCCGCTGGTGGTGCGCGAGCGCTGCATCGGGGTGGCGGTGCTCCTGGAGCAGAAGGGGCCCCGCCAGTTCACCACCTCCGAGCTGGAGCGCGCCTCCGCCATCGCCAACCAGCTCGCCCTGGCGCTGGAGCAGGCGCGGCTCATCGAGGACCTGAAGAAGAGCTACGTGGAGCTGGCCCACGCCCAGCAGCAGCTCGTCCAGCGCGAGCGGCTCGCGGCGCTCGGGGAGCTGTCCGCGGTGGTGGCCCACGAGGTACGCAACCCCCTGGGCGCCATCTTCAACTCGGTGGCCACCATCCGCCGCATGGTGGGCCCCTTCCACCCGTCCCTGCCGCTCGTGGACATCGTCGGGGAGGAGGCGGACCGGCTCAACCGCATCGTGGATGACCTGCTGAACTTCGCCCGGCCCCCGGCCCCCTCCCCCATGCCGGTGCCCCTGCGCAAGCTGTTGGAGGACGTGGTGCGCGGCGCCATGGCGGACGCCTCGAACAACATCCGCGTGGAGTGGGTGGTGGAGCCGGACGTGCCCCCGGTGCTGGTGGACGAGCGGATGATCCGCCAGGCGTTCCTCAACCTGGCCATCAACTCCGTGCAGGCCATGCTCCAGGGCGGCCTGCTGCGCGTGGGCGTGCGGCGCATGCCCAGCTCGCGCAGCGAGGTGGAGGTGGAGTTCACCGACACGGGCTCGGGCATCCCCGCCGAGGTGCGCGCGCGCATCTTCGAGCCCTTCTTCACCACCAAGGCCAAGGGCACCGGCCTGGGGCTCGCGCTCGTCAAGCGCATCGTCGAGGCCCACGCCGGCAGCCTCTCGCTCGAGTCGCAGCCCGGCAAGGGCACCACCTTCCGCCTCTTGCTGCCCTGCGAGCCGGAGCCGCAGGCGCCCTCGGCCCAGTCCGGCGCCTGA